A section of the Drosophila sechellia strain sech25 chromosome 3L, ASM438219v1, whole genome shotgun sequence genome encodes:
- the LOC6610890 gene encoding cytochrome P450 307a1 — MLAALIYTIFAILVSVLATSYICILYGVKRRVLQAVKTKNSTELNHIAYQKYNQAPGPRPWPIIGNLHLLDRYRDSPFAGFTALAQQYGDIYSLTFGHTRCLVVNNLELIREVLNQNGKVMSGRPDFIRYNKLFGGKRSNSLALCDWSQLQQKRRNLARRHCSPRESSSFYMKMSQIGCEEMEHWNRELGNQLVPGEPINIKTLVLKACANMFSQYMCSLRFDYDDVDFQQIVQYFDEIFWEINQGHPLDFLPWLYPFYQRHLNKIINWSSTIRGVIMERIIRHRELSVDLDEPDRDFTDALLKSLLEDKDVSRNTIIFMLEDFIGGHSAVGNLVMLVLAYIAKNVDIGSRIQEEIDAITEEEKRSINLLDMNAMPYTMATIFEVLRYSSSPIVPHVATEDTVISGYGVTKGTIVFINNYVLNTSEKFWVNPKEFNPLRFLEPSKEPSPKNSKGSDSGIESDNEKLQLKRNIPHFLPFSIGKRTCIGQNLVRGFGFLVLVNVMQRYNISSHDPSTIKISPESLALPAECFPLVLTPREKIGLL, encoded by the coding sequence ATGCTGGCTGCTTTGATTTACACTATCTTCGCGATTTTAGTGAGTGTTCTGGCCACGTCCTACATATGCATTCTATATGGAGTCAAGCGTCGCGTTCTTCAGGCCGTTAAAACAAAGAATTCAACCGAACTCAATCACATAGcttatcaaaaatataaccaGGCTCCAGGACCACGACCATGGCCCATCATTGGTAATCTTCATCTGCTGGATCGATACAGAGACAGTCCCTTTGCGGGATTCACGGCGTTGGCACAGCAATACGGAGACATATACTCCCTGACCTTCGGACACACCCGCTGTCTGGTGGTGAACAACCTGGAGCTGATTCGCGAGGTGCTCAACCAAAATGGCAAGGTGATGAGCGGGCGGCCGGACTTCATACGatataataaattattcgGAGGCAAGCGGAGCAATTCGTTGGCACTGTGCGATTGGTCACAGCTGCAGCAGAAGCGAAGGAATCTGGCCAGGCGTCACTGCTCGCCCAGGGAATCCTCTTCTTTCTACATGAAAATGTCCCAGATTGGCTGCGAGGAAATGGAGCACTGGAATCGGGAGCTGGGCAACCAACTAGTTCCTGGAGAGCCGATCAACATAAAGACTCTGGTTCTGAAGGCCTGTGCCAATATGTTTAGTCAGTACATGTGTTCGTTGAGGTTCGACTACGATGATGTGGATTTCCAACAGATTGTTCAGTACTTCGATGAGATATTCTGGGAGATTAATCAGGGACATCCGCTGGACTTTTTACCCTGGCTATATCCCTTCTACCAGCGGCACCTGAACAAGATCATCAACTGGTCCTCGACCATCAGGGGAGTCATAATGGAAAGGATTATCCGGCATCGAGAGCTGAGCGTCGATTTGGATGAGCCAGATCGGGACTTCACAGATGCTCTACTTAAAAGCCTGCTTGAAGATAAAGATGTCTCCCGGAACACGATCATCTTCATGCTGGAGGATTTCATTGGTGGACACTCAGCGGTGGGAAATCTAGTGATGCTAGTGCTGGCCTATATAGCCAAGAATGTGGATATTGGAAGTAGAATACAAGAGGAAATTGACGCAATTACCGAAGAGGAAAAGAGGTCAATTAATTTGCTGGATATGAACGCTATGCCCTACACGATGGCGACGATTTTCGAGGTGCTTCGATATTCATCCTCTCCCATTGTTCCACATGTGGCCACCGAGGACACAGTGATCTCTGGCTATGGAGTGACTAAGGGCACCATTGTGTTCATCAACAATTATGTGCTAAACACCAGCGAGAAATTCTGGGTAAATCCTAAGGAATTTAATCCATTAAGGTTTTTGGAACCATCAAAGGAGCCAAGCCCAAAAAATTCCAAAGGTTCTGATTCCGGCATCGAAAGTGATAATGAAAAACTTCAACTCAAGAGGAATATTCCGCACTTTCTGCCCTTTAGCATCGGGAAGCGGACTTGCATCGGCCAGAATTTGGTGAGGGGATTTGGTTTTCTGGTCCTGGTCAACGTAATGCAGAGATATAATATCAGCAGTCACGATCCTTCGACGATTAAGATCAGTCCGGAGAGTTTGGCACTGCCTGCCGAGTGTTTTCCATTGGTCTTGACACCCAGGGAAAAGATCGGACTACTATAA
- the LOC6610891 gene encoding alkaline phosphatase — translation MVKSCLILCFFALLVIQARSDLADDQEHAQHPRLQTSRDFEALDEELDTRFWHDKAQSILADKLAGHRKLNDNRAKNVILFLGDGMSVHTITATRAFMGDSNKQVFFEKFPYLGLSKTYAVNERTPDSANTATAYLTGVKANYGTIGVNAQVQRGDCGTNSSSHVQSIGQWAQEAGKWAGVVTTARVTHASPAGVYAHVAERNWEHDGEIISSKCSPDVNTDIARQLVEWPVGQELRVIMGGGRSYFRDQSQHDETGVSGLRTDGRDLISDWREIKKQQGAEGKYVWSLKGLKETDLSKTDYLLGLFDTSHLPYHGDRRRTHYEDAEPSLSDMTEAAIKMLSKNEEGYFLFVESGRIDMAHHATKAKKALEDTEEFAAAVELARKMTDEEDTLIVVTSDHSHTMSINGYPYRRQNILSLAPNLADDELPFTVLSYANGPGFADTYSTKDGRIDLSHADTTSAEFEFQATVPLSSETHGAEDVGVFASGPFEHLFTGNYEQSSIPAMMAYAANIGPFAKDKINEE, via the exons ATGGTAAAGAGTTGCCTGATCTTGTGCTTCTTCGCTCTCCTGGTCATCCAGGCCCGGAGTGATCTAGCCGATGACCAAGAGCACG CCCAACATCCCCGTCTGCAAACATCACGCGACTTCGAGGCCCTCGACGAGGAGCTGGACACACGATTCTGGCACGATAAGGCCCAATCGATTCTCGCCGATAAGCTGGCCGGCCATAGGAAACTCAACGATAATCGCGCCAAGAACGTGATCCTATTTTTGGGCGATGGCATGTCCGTCCACACGATCACGGCCACACGTGCATTCATGGGCGATAGCAACAAGCAGGTCTTCTTCGAGAAGTTCCCCTACTTGGGTCTGTCCAAGACGTATGCCGTCAATGAGCGTACTCCGGACTCGGCCAACACTGCTACGGCCTATTTGACCGGAGTCAAGGCCAACTATGGCACCATTGGAGTCAATGCACAGGTGCAGAGGGGCGACTGTGGGACCAATTCGAGTAGCCATGTCCAGAGCATTGGTCAGTGGGCCCAGGAGGCCGGTAAGTGGGCCGGAGTGGTTACCACCGCCCGGGTGACCCACGCTTCTCCAGCCGGAGTTTATGCCCATGTTGCGGAGCGAAATTGGGAGCACGATGGTGAGATCATCAGCTCAAAATGCAGTCCCGACGTCAACACCGATATTGCCCGGCAGCTGGTGGAATGGCCAGTGGGTCAGGAACTGCGCGTCATCATGGGCGGCGGTCGATCCTATTTCCGGGATCAGTCCCAGCACGATGAGACTGGCGTTTCGGGGCTGCGAACCGATGGACGCGATCTGATCAGCGATTGGCGAGAGATCAAGAAACAGCAGGGAGCAGAGGGCAAGTACGTCTGGTCACTTAAGGGCCTGAAGGAAACGGATCTCAGCAAGACGGATTACCTTCTCGGCCTCTTCGACACCTCCCACCTGCCCTACCATGGCGATCGTCGACGAACCCATTATGAAGATGCAGAGCCATCCCTTTCCGACATGACAGAGGCTGCCATCAAGATGCTCAGCAAGAACGAGGAGGGTTACTTCCTGTTCGTGGAGAGTGGACGCATCGATATGGCCCATCACGCCACCAAGGCGAAGAAGGCTTTGGAGGACACCGAAGAATTCGCGGCAGCCGTGGAACTGGCTAGGAAAATGACCGACGAGGAGGACACGCTGATTGTGGTGACTTCGGATCACTCGCACACCATGTCCATCAACGGCTATCCG TACCGTCGACAGAACATCCTTTCCCTTGCTCCCAATCTGGCTGATGATGAGCTGCCCTTTACCGTCTTGTCCTATGCCAATGGTCCGGGATTTGCTGATACCTACAGCACTAAAGATGGACGCATTGATCTTTCCCATGCGGACACCACGAGCGCGGAGTTTGAGTTCCAGGCCACGGTTCCCTTGAGCAGCGAAACCCATGGCGCCGAGGATGTAGGTGTCTTTGCATCTGGTCCCTTCGAGCACCTGTTCACCGGCAATTACGAGCAGAGTTCCATTCCAGCCATGATGGCTTATGCCGCCAACATTGGACCATTTGCCAAGGACAAGATTAATGAGGAATAA